One genomic segment of Pseudonocardia sp. T1-2H includes these proteins:
- a CDS encoding ferric reductase-like transmembrane domain-containing protein, translating to MWTWYASRGAGLVASILLTGTLLLGIAGTARAGTVRWPRFVLARLHRNLSLLAVAFVAAHVLTAVLDGYVDIRWADLVVPFAAAYEPFWLGLGALALDLLAAVVVTSLLRARLGLRTWRAVHLAAYACWPLTVVHGLGIGGADSATGWVLAVTLGCVATVVAGLVWRARVWASATAGSTP from the coding sequence ATGTGGACCTGGTACGCCAGCCGCGGCGCCGGCCTCGTCGCGTCGATCCTGCTCACCGGGACCCTGCTGCTGGGCATCGCGGGGACCGCCCGGGCCGGGACCGTCCGCTGGCCACGGTTCGTCCTGGCCCGGCTGCACCGCAACCTCTCCCTGTTGGCCGTCGCCTTCGTGGCCGCCCACGTCCTCACCGCGGTCCTCGACGGCTACGTGGACATCCGCTGGGCCGACCTCGTCGTCCCGTTCGCCGCCGCTTACGAGCCCTTCTGGCTCGGGCTCGGCGCCCTCGCCCTGGACCTGCTCGCCGCGGTGGTCGTGACGAGCCTGCTCCGGGCCCGCCTCGGGCTGCGAACCTGGCGCGCCGTGCACCTCGCCGCCTACGCCTGCTGGCCCCTCACCGTGGTCCACGGCCTGGGCATCGGCGGCGCCGACTCCGCCACCGGCTGGGTCCTGGCGGTGACCCTGGGCTGTGTCGCCACCGTCGTGGCGGGGCTGGTGTGGCGGGCCCGGGTCTGGGCTTCGGCGACCGCGGGGTCGACCCCGTGA
- a CDS encoding ferredoxin, with product MRHGRRARELRLCVDPISCAGHGLCADLLPQHVVLDEWGYPVLDRSRTSGPLRGEALPLARTAVATCPTLALRLEHVPTEDE from the coding sequence ATGAGGCACGGACGACGCGCCCGCGAGCTGCGCCTGTGCGTGGACCCGATCAGTTGCGCCGGACACGGCCTGTGCGCGGACCTACTGCCCCAGCACGTCGTCCTCGACGAGTGGGGCTACCCGGTCCTCGATCGCAGCCGGACCAGTGGCCCGCTCAGGGGCGAGGCCCTCCCCCTCGCCCGCACCGCCGTCGCCACCTGCCCCACCCTGGCGCTCCGACTCGAGCATGTTCCGACGGAGGACGAATGA
- a CDS encoding ornithine cyclodeaminase family protein: protein MLILTREEVEALLDVDALIDALAASMLDLSTGAASMPDRNAALVPDRDGFMAAMPGFVPSAGVLMTKLVSLFPRNGETGLPTHQAVIIVFDPDTGQPTALLDGTAITAIRTGASSALSARLLARPDATVLAVLGTGVQARSHARAMCRVRPIRQIRIAGRDPAKVAALATELAGELLDIPALEVVATSSYAEALRGADIVAAATHSDEPVVRRDWLSPGVHVTSVGYNQVGREVDDATVADALVCVESRQAALAPFPAGSNDLLEPIRDGIITASHVHAELGELLAGTRPGRSSAEQITLYKSVGVAVQDAAAAGLVITAARDRAIGAHLTL from the coding sequence ATGCTGATCCTGACTCGGGAAGAGGTCGAGGCGCTGCTGGATGTGGACGCGCTGATCGACGCCTTGGCGGCGTCGATGCTCGACCTCAGCACCGGGGCAGCGTCGATGCCGGACCGCAATGCCGCCTTGGTGCCCGACCGTGACGGGTTCATGGCCGCGATGCCCGGCTTCGTGCCGTCGGCCGGGGTGCTCATGACCAAGCTGGTGTCGCTGTTCCCGCGCAATGGCGAAACCGGGCTGCCCACCCACCAAGCAGTGATCATCGTCTTCGATCCCGACACCGGCCAGCCCACCGCGCTGCTGGACGGCACCGCGATCACCGCGATCCGCACCGGGGCATCCTCGGCGCTCTCGGCGCGGCTGCTCGCCCGGCCCGACGCGACTGTCCTGGCCGTCCTGGGCACTGGCGTGCAGGCCCGATCTCACGCCCGAGCCATGTGCCGGGTCCGCCCTATCAGGCAGATCCGCATCGCCGGGCGGGACCCGGCCAAGGTAGCCGCGCTGGCCACCGAGCTGGCCGGTGAACTGCTCGATATACCGGCTCTCGAGGTGGTCGCGACGTCCTCCTACGCCGAGGCACTGCGCGGCGCTGACATCGTCGCGGCAGCCACCCATTCAGACGAACCAGTGGTGCGCCGGGACTGGCTGTCCCCGGGTGTCCACGTCACTTCCGTGGGCTACAACCAGGTTGGTCGGGAAGTCGACGACGCGACCGTCGCCGACGCACTGGTATGCGTGGAGTCCCGGCAGGCCGCGCTGGCCCCGTTCCCCGCCGGCAGCAACGACCTGCTCGAACCGATCCGGGACGGCATCATCACCGCCAGCCATGTGCACGCCGAACTCGGCGAACTCCTCGCCGGCACCCGTCCCGGACGTAGCTCCGCCGAGCAGATCACCCTCTACAAATCAGTCGGCGTCGCGGTCCAGGACGCCGCCGCCGCCGGCCTGGTGATCACTGCCGCACGCGATCGCGCTATCGGTGCTCACCTCACGCTGTAA
- a CDS encoding FAD:protein FMN transferase, translating to MAPGPALDALTDHDDLRDTPPARAVAGGGSAQKSQVTAQLDGAVARADDVEDLATSGTARRRWRRGPLECHHVVDPRTGLSAAGPWRTISVAAVSCLDANTAATASLVLGVGAPGRLAAERLPARLVDTDGAVRSVAGWPAEEDGS from the coding sequence GTGGCCCCGGGTCCCGCGCTCGACGCGCTCACCGACCACGACGACCTGCGCGACACGCCGCCGGCTCGAGCGGTCGCCGGGGGTGGCAGTGCACAGAAGTCGCAGGTCACGGCGCAGCTCGACGGCGCGGTCGCGCGCGCCGACGACGTCGAGGATCTCGCCACCTCGGGAACCGCCCGGCGCCGCTGGCGGCGCGGCCCGCTGGAGTGCCACCACGTCGTGGACCCGCGCACCGGGCTGTCGGCCGCCGGCCCGTGGCGGACGATCAGCGTGGCCGCTGTCTCCTGCCTGGATGCCAACACCGCGGCCACGGCCTCGCTCGTGCTCGGTGTGGGTGCCCCCGGCCGGCTGGCGGCCGAGCGTCTCCCCGCCCGGCTCGTCGATACGGACGGCGCGGTCCGTTCGGTCGCCGGTTGGCCCGCCGAGGAAGACGGATCCTGA
- a CDS encoding SLBB domain-containing protein translates to MTGARAATAVDPAAITDPLGLPAQPPVRLLTAWYADRRPDDLAAHLRRHGPVPRVDADDLIAEVDAAGLRGRGGAGFPTATKLRAVVAAGRRPGRPGRRHAVVVANGCEGEPASHKDAALLHCAPHLVLDGIALAVRATGAGTAYLCVHAGSANVGTLREQVTARHDPVPVRVVEVPARYIASEASALVQYLSGGPALPTSTLPRAAERGVGRAPTLVDNVETLAHLALIARHGADWFRAIGSPELPGTLLVTIGGAVRRPGVVEVAAGTPVRAVLDLAGGPTEPVQALLNRARPVDPPPRHRHRPGGPVTTPTVRPASPTARCASSPATWTGT, encoded by the coding sequence GTGACCGGCGCACGTGCCGCGACCGCCGTCGACCCCGCCGCGATCACGGATCCGCTGGGCCTGCCCGCGCAGCCGCCCGTGCGGCTGCTCACCGCCTGGTACGCCGACCGGCGTCCGGACGACCTGGCCGCTCACCTGCGCCGGCACGGTCCGGTCCCCCGGGTCGACGCGGACGACCTCATCGCCGAGGTCGACGCGGCCGGGCTGCGCGGACGCGGCGGCGCCGGCTTCCCGACCGCGACCAAGCTGCGCGCCGTCGTGGCGGCAGGCCGTCGGCCCGGTCGGCCCGGTCGGCGCCACGCCGTCGTGGTCGCCAACGGGTGCGAGGGTGAGCCCGCGTCACACAAGGACGCCGCCCTGCTGCACTGCGCCCCGCACCTGGTCCTCGACGGCATCGCCCTCGCTGTCCGGGCAACCGGAGCAGGCACGGCGTACCTGTGCGTGCACGCCGGGTCTGCGAACGTCGGGACGCTGCGCGAGCAGGTCACCGCCCGACACGACCCGGTCCCGGTCCGAGTCGTGGAGGTGCCCGCCCGCTACATAGCCAGCGAGGCGTCCGCCCTGGTGCAGTACCTGTCCGGCGGGCCCGCCCTGCCCACCTCGACCCTGCCCAGGGCCGCCGAGCGGGGCGTGGGCAGGGCGCCGACGCTCGTTGACAACGTCGAGACCCTCGCCCACCTCGCCCTGATCGCCCGGCACGGGGCCGACTGGTTCCGTGCGATCGGCAGCCCTGAGCTGCCCGGCACCCTCCTCGTCACCATCGGTGGCGCAGTGCGCCGGCCCGGCGTCGTCGAGGTCGCCGCAGGAACCCCCGTCCGGGCCGTCCTCGACCTCGCCGGCGGCCCGACCGAACCGGTCCAGGCGCTGCTCAACCGCGCACGCCCGGTTGATCCGCCGCCTCGACATCGTCACCGGCCGGGGGGGCCTGTAACCACCCCGACGGTGCGGCCCGCCTCGCCCACAGCGCGCTGCGCGTCTTCGCCCGCGACCTGGACCGGCACCTGA
- a CDS encoding DUF6416 domain-containing protein has product MDLFHRKRAEALAAKVRQLPGYPDFPGAAAGQARYDHIGALIADAALQAAIGFNSVVRPRVQRLLAAWPEADTVDLFLVRVAAEGLHEVLDWKDAEKPARALRLANLLATEGVQTVDELRNWCRLPDSRGKLLKVKGVGEKTADYIAMLAGAPAVAVDRRIRAFVGSGTDQEIRGLLAAVATALDLDLGVLDRVVWAAGKAALPPDSRPDTVDVTVAVPADRAARFHDLAERWLQGRANAEWRVTDHELAIALWQQLDDRRRRLFGVLIQRPGHRYRADELVELSGAAMTLKNLTSLLSQPSVLSEQMGRAWPWQYDYPEGRQKPAVYWFEPDIAEMFGKAGAVVEEESDPVHSIE; this is encoded by the coding sequence GTGGATCTCTTCCATCGCAAGCGGGCAGAGGCTCTGGCTGCCAAGGTCAGGCAGCTCCCGGGCTACCCGGACTTCCCCGGCGCCGCGGCTGGCCAAGCGCGCTACGACCACATTGGCGCGCTCATCGCCGACGCCGCGCTGCAAGCCGCCATCGGCTTCAATTCGGTGGTGAGGCCGCGTGTCCAACGCCTCCTGGCCGCCTGGCCGGAAGCCGACACCGTGGATCTCTTTCTGGTTCGCGTCGCAGCTGAAGGGCTCCACGAGGTCCTCGACTGGAAGGATGCCGAGAAGCCTGCCCGGGCCCTCCGCCTCGCCAATCTCCTCGCAACCGAGGGTGTCCAGACCGTCGACGAGCTTCGGAACTGGTGCCGGCTTCCGGACAGCCGCGGCAAACTGCTGAAAGTCAAAGGGGTCGGCGAGAAGACCGCTGACTACATCGCCATGCTCGCAGGCGCGCCAGCCGTTGCCGTCGATCGTCGTATCCGCGCGTTCGTCGGAAGCGGCACCGACCAGGAGATCCGCGGTCTCCTTGCGGCAGTCGCCACCGCACTCGACCTCGACCTGGGTGTGCTGGACCGAGTCGTCTGGGCAGCGGGCAAGGCGGCTCTACCGCCGGACAGTCGCCCGGACACTGTCGATGTCACCGTCGCCGTCCCGGCTGATCGAGCGGCCAGATTCCACGATCTCGCCGAGCGGTGGCTTCAAGGCAGGGCGAATGCCGAATGGCGAGTGACCGACCACGAGCTGGCCATAGCCCTCTGGCAGCAGCTCGACGACCGCAGGCGACGACTTTTCGGGGTCCTCATCCAGCGTCCTGGCCACCGGTACCGCGCCGACGAACTGGTGGAGCTCTCCGGAGCCGCCATGACGCTCAAGAATCTGACCAGCCTCCTGTCCCAGCCCTCGGTGCTGAGCGAGCAGATGGGCAGGGCGTGGCCGTGGCAGTACGACTATCCGGAGGGCAGGCAAAAGCCCGCCGTCTACTGGTTCGAGCCCGACATCGCCGAGATGTTCGGAAAGGCGGGAGCGGTCGTTGAGGAGGAGAGCGACCCGGTCCACTCCATCGAGTGA